One Beggiatoa leptomitoformis DNA segment encodes these proteins:
- a CDS encoding 2Fe-2S iron-sulfur cluster-binding protein yields the protein MTYTVYLRPSNQHFTVAPQETLLTAALKHNLLLPYNCRGGSCGACKATLLSGQISYLEQPTCGDKINSAQGDILLCQAIANTDLEINSTLISRVCEISDIKRMPCRVERLHKLSNDVMQLWLKIPEHESLYFQAGQYLDVVLKDGRRRSFSIASTATELPLLELHIRRVNDGSFTQTVFDTMKVKDILRIELPLGMFFLRHDTLLPILFVAGGTGFAPVKAMIQQAIMENRQREMVFYWGVRSKQDLYMHAEIVAWTKTYSFIRYIPVLSDPLPEDNWQGKTGLVHEVVSQDIPHLVDYVVYASGPPVMVAAAHQQFLAQGLPAEQFYSDPFEFAKDKK from the coding sequence ATGACTTATACTGTCTATCTTCGCCCAAGCAATCAGCATTTTACTGTCGCACCACAGGAAACGTTATTAACTGCGGCACTAAAACATAATTTGTTACTGCCTTACAATTGTCGTGGTGGCAGTTGTGGCGCGTGTAAAGCAACCTTACTGAGTGGACAAATTAGTTATCTTGAGCAACCAACATGCGGGGATAAAATTAATTCTGCACAAGGTGATATTTTATTATGTCAAGCCATTGCAAACACTGACCTTGAAATTAACAGCACTCTCATTTCCAGAGTATGTGAAATTTCAGATATAAAAAGAATGCCTTGTCGAGTAGAAAGGCTGCATAAATTGTCTAATGATGTTATGCAACTGTGGCTTAAAATTCCTGAGCATGAATCCCTTTACTTTCAAGCGGGACAATATTTAGACGTGGTGTTGAAAGACGGACGGCGACGGAGTTTTTCAATTGCGTCCACCGCAACAGAACTTCCCTTGTTAGAGTTGCATATCCGTCGTGTAAATGACGGGTCTTTTACGCAAACTGTTTTTGATACAATGAAAGTAAAGGATATTTTACGAATAGAGTTGCCGTTAGGTATGTTTTTCCTACGTCATGATACCTTACTACCCATTTTGTTCGTTGCGGGTGGAACAGGTTTCGCACCTGTAAAAGCCATGATTCAACAAGCAATTATGGAAAATAGACAGCGCGAAATGGTATTTTATTGGGGGGTGCGTAGTAAACAGGATTTGTATATGCACGCAGAAATAGTGGCATGGACAAAAACATATTCGTTTATTCGTTATATTCCCGTACTATCAGACCCATTACCCGAAGACAATTGGCAGGGTAAAACAGGGTTAGTCCATGAAGTTGTATCACAGGATATTCCACACTTAGTGGATTATGTGGTGTACGCCAGTGGCCCGCCCGTAATGGTTGCGGCTGCCCATCAACAGTTTTTAGCACAGGGCTTGCCCGCAGAGCAGTTTTATTCTGACCCATTTGAATTTGCGAAGGATAAGAAATAG
- the rpsI gene encoding 30S ribosomal protein S9 has product MAITQYYGTGRRKSSTARVYLRAGEGKIIVNDRPLDEYFGRETARMVVRQPLDITELKDKFDILVSVEGGGNTGQAGAIRHGLTRALIEYDETLRSPLRKAGFVTRDSREVERKKVGLRKARKRPQYSKR; this is encoded by the coding sequence ATGGCAATAACCCAATATTATGGTACAGGACGGCGCAAAAGCTCCACTGCACGGGTTTACTTAAGAGCTGGTGAAGGCAAGATTATTGTCAACGACCGTCCCTTAGATGAATATTTTGGTCGTGAAACCGCTCGTATGGTTGTCCGTCAACCATTAGATATTACTGAACTAAAAGATAAATTTGATATTTTAGTATCAGTGGAAGGTGGCGGAAACACAGGACAAGCTGGCGCGATTCGTCACGGTTTAACGCGCGCGTTAATTGAGTATGACGAAACCTTACGCTCTCCCTTACGTAAAGCAGGTTTTGTAACCCGCGATTCTCGTGAAGTGGAACGGAAAAAGGTTGGCTTGCGTAAAGCACGTAAGCGTCCACAGTACTCAAAACGTTAA
- the fabI gene encoding enoyl-ACP reductase FabI, with product MNPSNFLAGKKGLVVGIANAQSIAYGCARAFRDWGAEVAITYLNEKAKPHVESLAKELEAPLFLPCDVSQEGELESVFAAIEQKWGKLDFLLHSIAFAPRDDLHGRVVDCSRDGFLVAMDISCHSFIRMAKLSEPLMKDGGCLLTMSYFGAERVVENYNLMGPVKAALESTSRYLAAELGAKGIRVHAISPGPLKTRAASGIAHFDELIEKATERAPQHQLVTIEDVGGICAYLVSDMAKAITGNRVYVDAGYHIVG from the coding sequence ATGAACCCTTCAAATTTTCTAGCGGGTAAAAAAGGCTTAGTAGTCGGTATTGCCAATGCGCAAAGTATTGCTTATGGTTGCGCCCGTGCATTTCGGGATTGGGGGGCTGAAGTCGCCATTACCTACTTGAATGAAAAAGCAAAACCACATGTTGAATCACTGGCTAAAGAGTTAGAAGCTCCGCTCTTTTTACCTTGTGATGTCAGCCAAGAAGGTGAATTAGAATCCGTTTTTGCTGCAATTGAACAAAAATGGGGTAAATTAGATTTTCTTCTGCACTCCATTGCCTTCGCCCCTCGTGATGACTTACACGGGCGCGTTGTAGATTGCTCACGCGATGGTTTTTTAGTTGCAATGGATATTTCTTGCCACTCATTTATTCGCATGGCAAAGCTCTCCGAACCCCTGATGAAAGATGGCGGTTGCCTTTTAACCATGAGCTACTTCGGTGCAGAACGTGTCGTAGAAAATTACAACCTCATGGGACCTGTTAAAGCCGCTTTAGAAAGTACCAGCCGTTATTTAGCCGCTGAACTTGGCGCGAAAGGCATTCGTGTTCATGCCATTTCCCCCGGCCCTTTAAAAACCCGCGCTGCTTCTGGCATTGCCCACTTTGATGAATTAATTGAAAAAGCCACCGAGCGTGCACCACAACATCAATTAGTGACTATTGAAGACGTGGGTGGCATTTGCGCCTACCTAGTCAGTGACATGGCAAAAGCCATTACAGGCAACCGTGTTTATGTTGATGCGGGTTACCATATTGTCGGCTAA
- the ribD gene encoding bifunctional diaminohydroxyphosphoribosylaminopyrimidine deaminase/5-amino-6-(5-phosphoribosylamino)uracil reductase RibD, with amino-acid sequence MNQLDQYYMARALQLAEQGLWSTDPNPRVGCVIVRDGEIVGEGWHEVAGEPHAEVHALQMAKEKAQGATCYVTLEPCCHHGRTPPCTDALIKAGITRVVAASTDPNPIVASKGIEQLNKAGIVVNVGVLGSQAEQLNPGFFMRMRRNRPYIRCKLAMSLDGRTAMASGESQWITSQDARRDVQGLRARSSAVMTGAGTILADNPRMTVRETELPQHLYKPKIIRQPIRAIVDAHLSCTPSARIFEKPGQVVIFTASSNETIKTMLETAGAHVFSLPRGTKGDIDLQEMCYRLATDFHVNELLLETGATLSGSMLKAGLIDEIIIYMAPVLMGNKARGLFNLPEIELMKQRLSLNITDIRAIGCDWRITAQPAF; translated from the coding sequence ATGAATCAGCTAGATCAATATTATATGGCACGCGCCCTACAACTTGCCGAGCAGGGTTTATGGTCAACCGATCCAAACCCGCGCGTGGGTTGTGTGATTGTGCGTGATGGAGAAATCGTGGGTGAAGGTTGGCATGAAGTCGCGGGCGAACCCCATGCAGAAGTTCATGCCTTACAAATGGCTAAAGAAAAAGCACAAGGGGCAACTTGCTACGTTACCCTAGAGCCTTGTTGTCATCATGGACGCACACCACCCTGTACCGATGCATTGATTAAAGCAGGGATTACCCGCGTGGTTGCAGCCTCTACCGACCCCAATCCGATTGTTGCAAGTAAGGGAATAGAACAATTAAATAAAGCAGGTATTGTGGTTAATGTTGGGGTGTTAGGTTCTCAAGCTGAACAATTAAATCCCGGTTTTTTTATGCGGATGCGACGCAATCGTCCCTATATTCGTTGTAAATTAGCCATGAGTTTAGATGGTAGAACTGCGATGGCATCAGGCGAAAGTCAATGGATTACTTCGCAAGATGCGCGTCGTGATGTGCAGGGATTACGGGCGCGCAGTTCGGCAGTGATGACGGGAGCAGGTACAATTCTCGCGGATAATCCTCGCATGACAGTGAGAGAAACGGAATTACCACAACATTTATATAAACCGAAAATTATTCGCCAACCCATTCGCGCCATTGTCGATGCACATTTAAGTTGCACCCCTTCCGCCCGTATTTTTGAAAAACCGGGGCAAGTAGTCATTTTTACCGCGTCAAGCAATGAAACAATTAAAACTATGTTAGAAACAGCGGGCGCACATGTTTTTTCTTTACCTCGTGGCACAAAAGGCGATATTGATTTACAAGAAATGTGCTACCGTCTAGCAACCGATTTTCATGTGAATGAATTATTATTAGAAACAGGTGCAACCTTAAGTGGTTCAATGTTAAAAGCGGGCTTAATTGATGAAATTATTATCTATATGGCACCCGTGTTAATGGGCAATAAAGCGCGTGGTTTGTTCAACTTGCCTGAAATTGAATTGATGAAACAACGCTTATCGTTAAACATTACTGATATTCGTGCAATTGGTTGTGATTGGCGGATTACGGCACAACCTGCCTTTTAA
- a CDS encoding urease subunit beta has protein sequence MIPGEIIVQSGEIELNTKRETRCITVANTGDRPIQVGSHYHFYETNTALHFDRETTRGFRLNIPAGTAIRFEPGQTREVALVAFAGKRQVYGFNAKIMGAL, from the coding sequence ATGATTCCGGGCGAAATAATTGTACAAAGTGGTGAAATTGAATTAAACACAAAACGGGAAACCCGTTGTATCACGGTTGCAAATACAGGCGACCGTCCAATTCAAGTTGGCTCACATTATCATTTTTATGAAACAAATACGGCTTTGCACTTTGACCGCGAGACAACACGCGGTTTTCGTCTGAATATTCCCGCAGGAACAGCAATTCGTTTTGAACCGGGGCAAACGCGAGAAGTCGCTTTAGTTGCCTTTGCAGGAAAACGGCAGGTTTATGGCTTTAACGCGAAAATCATGGGGGCATTATAG
- a CDS encoding bifunctional enoyl-CoA hydratase/phosphate acetyltransferase, which translates to MHEATQQDISNKTFDEIQIGESANVSRTLTYEDINVFAMASGDLNPTHLDFDYVHQQHENNKVTGHSMWNGALISGLLGTQLPGPGTIYKGQNLVFHNYLTLGDTVTLTITVKSKNHQDHSIIFDCLSTNQRGETVCTGVAEVIAPTEKIIRTAIALPELQINNPGAQLQRLVAMTHKYEPIRMAVVHPVDRNSLFGAIEAAKANLIIPYLVGPKAKIIAVAQEDGVDITGYNFVDTEHSHEAATVAVAMARSGEVDAIMKGSLHTDELMGAAVQRGTGIATARRMSHVFVLDVPSYPRPLFVTDAAINIDPTLEDKRDIVQNAIELAHALGVPQPKIALLSAVETINPKMRSTLEAAAICKMADRKQIVGGVIDGPLAFDNAVSMEAARIKGIISPVAGQADILVAPDLEAGNMVAKQLEYMAEAQSSGIVLGARVPIALTSRADSVLSRMASCALALLLVRNKAKVIP; encoded by the coding sequence ATGCATGAAGCGACACAACAAGACATTAGCAACAAGACCTTTGACGAAATTCAAATCGGTGAATCTGCCAATGTCTCCCGTACACTAACCTATGAAGATATTAACGTTTTTGCAATGGCATCAGGGGATTTAAACCCCACCCACTTAGACTTTGACTATGTTCATCAACAACATGAAAATAACAAAGTCACTGGACACAGCATGTGGAATGGTGCGCTGATTTCTGGACTACTAGGCACACAACTGCCCGGACCTGGAACAATTTACAAAGGGCAGAACTTAGTTTTTCACAACTACCTAACCCTAGGCGATACCGTCACCTTAACCATCACAGTTAAAAGCAAAAACCATCAAGACCACAGCATTATTTTTGATTGTTTAAGCACCAACCAACGCGGGGAAACCGTTTGCACAGGGGTTGCAGAAGTCATTGCACCCACTGAAAAAATTATCCGCACTGCCATTGCCTTACCCGAATTGCAAATCAACAATCCCGGCGCGCAATTACAACGTTTGGTTGCAATGACCCACAAATACGAACCCATTCGTATGGCTGTTGTGCATCCTGTTGACCGTAACTCCCTATTTGGTGCAATTGAAGCCGCTAAAGCTAACCTGATTATTCCTTACCTCGTTGGGCCTAAAGCCAAAATCATAGCGGTTGCCCAAGAAGATGGGGTAGATATTACAGGCTACAACTTTGTGGATACCGAACACAGCCATGAAGCGGCTACCGTTGCGGTTGCAATGGCACGTTCAGGCGAAGTTGATGCCATTATGAAAGGCAGTTTACACACCGATGAACTGATGGGTGCAGCCGTCCAACGTGGCACAGGCATCGCCACTGCACGGCGTATGAGCCATGTATTTGTGCTTGATGTTCCCTCCTATCCTCGTCCACTCTTTGTTACTGATGCGGCCATCAACATAGACCCAACGTTAGAAGATAAACGTGACATCGTGCAGAATGCCATCGAACTCGCCCATGCATTAGGCGTTCCTCAGCCCAAAATTGCCTTACTATCAGCCGTAGAAACCATTAACCCCAAAATGCGCTCCACTTTAGAAGCGGCTGCGATTTGCAAAATGGCCGACCGCAAACAAATTGTTGGCGGTGTTATTGATGGACCTTTAGCCTTTGATAACGCAGTTTCTATGGAAGCAGCAAGAATCAAAGGAATTATTTCCCCCGTTGCAGGACAAGCTGATATCCTTGTTGCACCAGATTTAGAAGCGGGTAACATGGTTGCCAAACAACTCGAATACATGGCAGAAGCCCAGTCTTCAGGCATTGTTTTAGGGGCGCGTGTTCCTATCGCCCTCACCAGCCGTGCCGATTCCGTCCTAAGTCGCATGGCATCTTGTGCCTTAGCCCTTCTCCTCGTTCGAAACAAGGCAAAAGTAATTCCATGA
- the efp gene encoding elongation factor P, with amino-acid sequence MAVFSTSEFKSGLKVMFENDPCAIVENEFVKPGKGQAFNRVRLRNLRTGRILERTFKSGDTLEGADVVETQMQYVYNDGEFYHFMVPETFEQFAADASIVVDAIKWLKGQEECTVMLWNGAPIGVSPPNFVVLAISDTEPGIRGDTSGGGSKTATLETGATVRVPLFLNVGDLIRVDTRTNEYLARVNK; translated from the coding sequence ATGGCTGTTTTCAGTACGAGTGAATTTAAGTCTGGACTTAAAGTCATGTTCGAAAATGACCCTTGTGCCATTGTAGAAAACGAATTTGTAAAACCCGGTAAAGGTCAAGCCTTTAACCGTGTTAGATTGCGAAATTTAAGAACAGGACGTATTTTAGAACGGACATTTAAATCAGGTGATACCCTAGAAGGGGCTGATGTCGTTGAAACACAAATGCAATATGTGTACAACGACGGCGAGTTTTACCATTTTATGGTGCCTGAAACCTTTGAACAATTTGCCGCTGATGCCTCTATTGTCGTTGATGCCATTAAATGGTTAAAAGGACAAGAAGAATGTACCGTTATGTTATGGAATGGCGCGCCCATTGGTGTTAGCCCGCCCAATTTCGTTGTCTTAGCGATTAGCGATACAGAACCAGGTATTCGTGGTGATACCTCAGGTGGTGGTAGCAAAACCGCAACCTTAGAAACAGGTGCAACGGTGCGCGTTCCCTTATTCTTAAACGTAGGCGATTTAATCCGTGTGGATACCCGCACCAACGAGTATTTAGCACGTGTAAATAAATAA
- a CDS encoding OmpA family protein produces the protein MSRITPPAPPHADTEDSYLASLSDLMVGLLFIFIIILMAFALNYRQAESTSNAETIKQQAEKQRLIAETQIQQQKRVQLVQETEKLRKEQQSLSQQTTQLVEEKQRLETIIVRLTDNNAVRRTLLRDIERDLQNRGVRVFIDEKNGILRLPEELLFASAQANFRPSGEQAIKQLSFVLAEILPCYSQTATVIQPQCNQRSESRLEAVFIEGHTDNQPINTPQFKDNWALANARAINTYQALINHAPLLDTLQNGQAQALLSVSVYEARRPVADQDSEEGRRQNRRIDLRFLMASPPPELVEHAAQRLRAE, from the coding sequence ATGTCACGCATTACACCGCCTGCCCCACCCCACGCTGACACAGAAGACAGTTATCTCGCTTCCCTTAGTGATTTGATGGTTGGTTTACTCTTTATTTTTATCATTATCTTAATGGCATTTGCCTTAAACTATCGTCAAGCAGAAAGCACTTCTAACGCAGAGACAATTAAACAACAAGCTGAAAAACAAAGGTTAATTGCAGAAACCCAAATACAACAGCAAAAACGGGTGCAATTAGTTCAAGAAACTGAAAAACTTCGCAAAGAACAGCAAAGCCTTAGCCAACAAACCACACAGCTAGTTGAAGAAAAACAACGCTTAGAAACGATTATTGTCCGCTTAACAGATAATAATGCCGTCCGTCGTACTTTGTTAAGGGATATTGAACGGGATTTACAAAATCGCGGGGTGCGGGTGTTCATTGATGAAAAAAATGGTATTTTACGTTTGCCTGAAGAACTATTATTTGCTTCTGCACAAGCTAATTTTCGTCCCAGTGGTGAACAAGCAATTAAACAACTTTCCTTTGTTTTAGCTGAAATTTTACCTTGTTATAGCCAAACCGCTACGGTTATACAACCCCAATGTAACCAACGTAGTGAGTCTCGTTTAGAAGCTGTTTTTATTGAAGGACATACGGATAATCAGCCGATTAATACCCCACAATTTAAAGATAACTGGGCATTGGCTAACGCCCGCGCAATCAACACCTACCAAGCCCTGATAAATCACGCCCCTCTGCTTGATACCCTGCAAAACGGACAAGCGCAAGCACTTTTAAGTGTGAGTGTTTACGAAGCCCGTCGCCCTGTTGCCGACCAAGACAGTGAAGAAGGCAGACGACAAAACCGACGGATTGACTTACGATTTTTAATGGCATCCCCCCCACCCGAATTAGTAGAACACGCCGCCCAGCGATTGCGTGCAGAATAA
- the ccoS gene encoding cbb3-type cytochrome oxidase assembly protein CcoS, protein MDILYLLIPLSLVLISLIIGTFLWAIHSGQFDDLEGPAHEILMDKDDIIPPKTTAIDKQ, encoded by the coding sequence ATGGACATCCTTTATCTACTTATCCCTTTATCACTCGTCCTTATTTCGCTCATTATCGGTACATTTCTCTGGGCAATACACTCAGGTCAATTTGATGATTTAGAAGGGCCTGCCCATGAAATTTTGATGGATAAAGACGATATCATCCCGCCCAAAACCACAGCGATAGATAAACAATAG
- the ureC gene encoding urease subunit alpha: MATISRRAYAEMYGATVGDRIRLADTELWIQVEADRTIYGEEVKFGGGKVIRDGMGQGQASSADVVDTVITNALIIDYWGIIKADIGLKNGRIYAIGKAGNPDIQPSVDIILGAGTEVIAGEGLIVTAGGIDSHIHFICPQQIDDAIMSGITTMIGGGTGPAAGTNATTCTSGVWHIHRMLQASDALPMNIGFLGKGNASLPDPLREQVEAGAMGLKLHEDWGTTPAAIDNCLDVAEEYDIQVAIHTDTLNESGFVEDTIAAFKHRVIHAYHTEGAGGGHAPDIIKLCGQKNVLPSSTNPTRPYTINTIDEHLDMLMVCHHLDPAIPEDVAFAESRIRRETIAAEDILHDLGAFSMISSDSQAMGRVGEVITRTWQTAHKMKVQRGNLAEDNSLHDNFRVKRYIAKYTINPAIAQGIAHEVGSIEVGKLADLVLWKPAFFGVKPAMILKGGAIVAAHMGDPNASIPTPQPVHYRYMFGALGGARHATSVTFVSQAALQQDIGRHIGLNKRLVAVENCRTISKANMIHNHYQPLIEVNAQTYQVRADGELLTCKPAEVLPLAQRYFLF; the protein is encoded by the coding sequence GTGGCTACCATTTCACGGCGTGCTTATGCAGAAATGTATGGTGCAACTGTTGGCGATAGAATTCGTTTAGCCGATACAGAATTATGGATTCAAGTCGAGGCTGACCGCACGATTTATGGGGAAGAAGTTAAATTTGGTGGCGGTAAAGTTATTCGTGACGGCATGGGACAAGGACAAGCGAGCAGTGCTGATGTTGTTGACACAGTGATTACTAATGCCCTGATTATTGACTACTGGGGCATTATTAAAGCCGATATTGGGTTAAAAAATGGGCGGATTTATGCGATTGGTAAAGCGGGTAATCCTGATATACAGCCATCCGTTGATATTATTTTAGGCGCGGGAACAGAAGTAATTGCAGGTGAAGGATTAATTGTAACGGCTGGTGGAATTGACTCCCATATTCATTTTATTTGTCCACAACAGATTGATGATGCGATTATGTCAGGCATCACGACAATGATAGGCGGTGGCACAGGTCCTGCGGCGGGAACAAATGCAACCACGTGTACATCAGGTGTATGGCATATTCACCGCATGTTGCAAGCGTCTGATGCGTTACCAATGAATATTGGCTTTTTAGGTAAAGGTAACGCCAGTTTACCCGACCCGTTGCGCGAACAGGTTGAAGCGGGTGCAATGGGTCTAAAACTGCATGAAGACTGGGGAACAACACCCGCAGCCATTGATAACTGCCTAGACGTGGCAGAAGAATATGATATTCAAGTAGCAATTCATACGGATACCTTGAACGAATCGGGCTTTGTGGAAGATACCATTGCGGCGTTTAAACATCGGGTGATTCATGCCTACCATACCGAAGGTGCAGGTGGCGGACATGCACCTGATATTATTAAACTTTGTGGACAAAAAAACGTTTTACCCTCCTCAACCAATCCAACCCGTCCTTATACTATCAACACAATAGACGAGCATTTAGATATGCTCATGGTTTGCCACCATTTAGACCCTGCAATTCCCGAAGATGTTGCATTTGCAGAATCACGCATTCGGCGTGAAACCATCGCTGCGGAAGATATTTTGCACGATTTAGGCGCGTTTTCGATGATTTCCTCCGATTCACAAGCAATGGGTCGCGTCGGTGAAGTGATTACCCGTACATGGCAAACGGCACATAAAATGAAGGTACAACGCGGTAATTTAGCAGAAGATAATAGCTTACATGATAATTTCCGCGTTAAACGCTATATAGCCAAATACACAATAAATCCTGCGATAGCACAAGGTATTGCTCACGAAGTTGGCTCAATAGAAGTGGGAAAGCTAGCCGATTTAGTTTTATGGAAACCCGCATTTTTTGGGGTTAAACCTGCTATGATACTCAAAGGCGGTGCTATTGTTGCCGCACACATGGGCGACCCCAATGCTTCCATCCCTACCCCACAACCTGTGCATTATCGCTACATGTTTGGTGCGTTAGGTGGAGCGCGACATGCAACCTCCGTAACCTTTGTTTCCCAAGCAGCATTACAACAAGACATTGGTCGACACATAGGCTTAAACAAACGTTTAGTTGCGGTAGAAAATTGTCGCACCATTAGCAAAGCCAATATGATTCATAACCATTATCAACCGCTGATTGAAGTCAATGCACAAACTTACCAAGTCCGTGCCGATGGGGAATTGCTAACCTGCAAACCCGCTGAAGTCTTGCCATTGGCACAACGGTACTTTTTATTTTAA
- a CDS encoding IS630 transposase-related protein produces the protein MKQEENLTIAAVAKCFQIAIASVVRWSKVLEAKGTRNRPTKIDMEALKQDVALYPDAYHHERAVRFGITEGGIRHALKRLGISRKKKPLNLFIVWLL, from the coding sequence GTGAAACAAGAAGAAAATCTCACCATAGCAGCGGTAGCGAAATGCTTTCAAATAGCCATCGCAAGCGTCGTCAGGTGGAGCAAAGTATTGGAAGCCAAAGGGACACGTAACAGACCAACTAAAATAGACATGGAAGCCCTAAAACAAGATGTTGCGTTATATCCTGATGCTTACCATCATGAACGCGCAGTACGGTTTGGAATAACTGAGGGAGGAATTCGCCATGCATTAAAACGTCTAGGGATTAGCCGTAAAAAAAAACCTCTTAATCTTTTTATAGTATGGTTGCTATAG
- a CDS encoding acetate/propionate family kinase produces the protein MSQNAILVINAGSSSIKFSLFAINEGEEQALELIYRGNMSGLGTHAHFVAKNAIGLKLLEEDLGTATHEAAFTRLLSWMEERDDGLTLYAVGHRVVHGGVTFTKPVEVTPEIFQQLEALGSLAPLHQPHNLAPIQVLDKLKGHLPQVACFDTAFHTTQTLTAQRFGIPREYTEQGIKRYGFHGLSYEYIAQKMPSVVGKLPEKVVVAHLGNGSSMCAIRNGKSVASTMGFTALDGLPMGTRTGAIDAGVILHFLNQGMDVKELTKLLYNRSGLLGVSGISNDMETLLASDSPHAKEAIDYFIYRIGCELGSMTSTINGIDALVFTAGIGEYASLIRAGVCEKAEWLGIKLNPEANAKHASCISTPDSRVSVWVIPTNEEKMIAQHTLRILKG, from the coding sequence ATGAGTCAAAACGCCATCCTCGTGATTAATGCAGGCTCTTCCAGCATTAAATTTTCCTTATTCGCCATCAATGAAGGCGAAGAACAAGCACTAGAACTTATCTATCGTGGCAACATGTCTGGTTTAGGGACACATGCCCATTTTGTAGCCAAAAATGCGATAGGCTTAAAACTACTTGAAGAAGATTTAGGGACAGCCACCCACGAAGCTGCGTTTACCCGTTTACTGAGTTGGATGGAAGAACGTGACGATGGTTTAACACTTTATGCAGTTGGACATCGCGTTGTACACGGCGGAGTGACCTTTACCAAACCCGTAGAAGTCACACCCGAAATTTTCCAACAGCTAGAAGCACTGGGTTCACTCGCGCCCCTGCACCAACCGCATAACCTTGCACCGATTCAAGTGTTAGACAAACTGAAGGGACATTTACCACAAGTTGCCTGCTTTGATACCGCGTTCCATACCACGCAAACATTAACAGCACAACGCTTTGGCATTCCTCGTGAATACACCGAACAAGGTATAAAACGCTATGGATTTCATGGACTATCCTATGAATACATTGCACAAAAAATGCCTTCAGTGGTTGGTAAATTACCAGAAAAAGTCGTGGTTGCTCATTTAGGCAATGGTTCTAGCATGTGCGCAATACGCAACGGCAAAAGCGTTGCCTCCACTATGGGTTTTACCGCGCTAGACGGACTACCGATGGGAACACGTACAGGTGCGATTGACGCGGGTGTCATCCTCCATTTCTTAAATCAAGGCATGGACGTAAAAGAGCTAACCAAACTCCTTTACAACCGCTCAGGCTTATTAGGCGTGTCGGGCATCAGCAACGACATGGAAACCCTCTTAGCCAGCGATTCCCCCCATGCGAAAGAAGCCATAGACTACTTCATCTATCGCATTGGTTGTGAACTAGGTTCAATGACTTCTACTATCAATGGAATAGATGCTCTAGTCTTTACCGCAGGCATTGGCGAATATGCCAGTCTTATCCGTGCGGGCGTGTGCGAAAAAGCAGAATGGTTAGGTATAAAACTTAATCCCGAAGCGAATGCTAAACATGCGTCATGTATTAGCACCCCTGACAGCCGTGTTTCAGTCTGGGTAATTCCTACCAACGAAGAAAAAATGATTGCACAACACACCTTGCGAATACTAAAGGGATAG
- the rplM gene encoding 50S ribosomal protein L13 has translation MRTFSARPETVKRDWYVIDADNMVLGRLATEVAKRLRGKHKPEYTPHVDTGDYIVIINAEKIQVTGNKATSKMYYHHSGYTGGIKGIRFDKLKEKAPERLIEIAVKGMLPKGPLGRDMFRKLKVFAGTEHNHTAQQPIALNLKG, from the coding sequence GTGAGAACATTTAGTGCCAGACCTGAGACCGTCAAGCGGGACTGGTATGTCATCGATGCAGATAATATGGTGTTAGGTAGATTAGCTACTGAGGTTGCCAAACGTTTGCGTGGTAAACATAAGCCAGAATACACACCGCATGTTGATACAGGTGATTATATCGTCATTATTAATGCCGAGAAAATTCAAGTCACAGGTAACAAAGCAACGTCGAAAATGTATTACCACCATAGTGGGTACACCGGCGGTATTAAAGGTATTCGTTTTGACAAGCTCAAAGAAAAAGCCCCAGAACGTTTAATTGAAATCGCCGTTAAAGGAATGTTACCGAAAGGTCCTTTAGGGCGTGATATGTTTCGTAAATTAAAAGTGTTTGCGGGAACTGAGCATAACCACACCGCGCAACAACCTATCGCATTAAATTTAAAAGGTTAA